In the Cellulomonas sp. C5510 genome, TCGACCGGCACAAAGGGAGTACCGTGCGGCGCAGGCGTCCAGGATCCACACAGATGTGATCAACGCCTCATCCGTTACGCGCGAGAAACCTGCGCGTAACCCCTTGTGCGCTGCGGGTCGCCATGTGAATCTTGTGCGCAGCAGTTCGAATCCGAGCGCCGACGCTCACGCCGCCCCCCCGCGAGATCTCGTGCGTCGACGTGTGCTCTGCGCCCCTTCTGCGCCACCCAGCCCCCTGGTCGTGGCCCGCCCCTGTGCTGAGGAGTGTTCGATGGATTGGCGCCACCGCGCAGCATGTCTGACCGAGGACCCGGAGCTGTTCTTCCCGATCGGCAACACCGGCCCGGCCCTGCTGCAGATCGAGGAGGCCAAGGCCGTGTGCCGCCGCTGCGACGTGGTGGACACCTGCCTGAAGTGGGCGCTGGAGTCCGGCCAGGACGCCGGCGTCTGGGGCGGCCTCTCCGAGGACGAGCGCCGCGCCCTGAAGCGCCGCACCGCGCGCCAGCGCCGCGCCGGCTGACCTCGCGCTCCGACGCCCGCCGCCCCGTCCGGGTCGGCGGGCGTCGCCGCGTCCGGCGACAGCCCGGGCACCCGCCTCGCACGTCCTCGCCCGGACCTCTCGACGGCCAGCCGCCCCCGGAGCGGCCCGGTCGCACCCCGGGACAGCCCGGTCGCGCCTAGGCGAGCGGCCGCGAACGCCTCGCCCCCCGTCGGCACACCCCTCTCCTGGCCCCTGACCACCAGGACCGGGGCCGCGAGCCGTACGTCGCGGAGGGCGGACGTCCGCGGGTCAGGCGACCGTGTTCGGTTCGCGGCCCGGGGCGCGCAGGTGGGCGCGCAGCACCACCTCGGTGCCGCCGCCCTCGCGGGGCCTCCACGCGATCGATCCGCGCAGCTCGTTGGTGACCAGCGTCGAGACGATCTGGGTGCCGAGCCCCGTCCCCGCGCCGGCGTCCGCGGGGATGCCTGCGCCGTCGTCCGCGACGGTCACGGCCAGGTCGTCCTCGACCCGCTCCGCGCTGACCTCCACCGACCCGGACTCCCGGCCGGCGAGCCCGTGCTCGACGGCGTTGGTGACCAGCTCGGTGAGCACCAGCGCGAGCGCCGTGGCGTCCTCGGCGGACACCGGTCCGAACGTCCCGCGCACGACCGTGCGGACGGACGCCCCGGCGGACGCCACGTCGGCGGCGAGCCGCAGCGACCGCCCGACGAGCTCGTCGAACACGACGGTCTCGTCGAGCGTCTGGGAGAGCGTCTCGTGCACCAGGGCGATGGTCGCCACGCGGCGCATCGCCTCCTCCAGAGCGGCGCGGGCCTCCGGGACGTCCATGCGGCGGGCCTGCAGGCGCAGCAGCGCGGCCACGGTCTGGAGGTTGTTCTTCACGCGGTGGTGGATCTCGCGGATCGTCGCGTCCTTGGTGATGAGCTCGCGCTCCCGCCGGCGCAGCTCGGACACGTCGCGGCAGAGCAGGACCGCCCCGATGCGCTCACCCTCCTCCGTCAGCGGCACGGCCCGCAGGGACAGCGCGACGCCGTGCGCCTCGATGTCCGTGCGCCACGGGGCGCGGCCCATGAGCACGAGCGGCATCGACTCGTCGACGGTGGACTCCTGCTCGACCAGGTCGGCGACGAGCTCGACGAGCGAGCGGCCGACGAGGTCGTCCATCGCGCCGAACCGGTGGAAGCAGGACAGCGCGTTCGGGCTGGCGTACAGGACCTCGCCCTCGGAGTTGAGCCGGACGAGGCCGTCGGCCACGCGGGGAGCGCCGCGGCGCGGGCCGGTGGCGGCGTCGAGCATCGGGAACTCGCCGCGCGCGATCATGCCCATGATGTCGTCGGCGGCCTCGACGTAGTTCAGCTCGAGCCGGCTGGGCGTGCGTGCGCCGCCGAGGTTGGTCTGCCGGGCGATGACGGCGATGGCGCGGCCGTCGCGGACGACCGGGACGGCCTCCTCGCGCACCGCGTACGACCCGAACCACCGGGGCTCGCGGGACCGCTGCGCCCGGA is a window encoding:
- a CDS encoding WhiB family transcriptional regulator, which gives rise to MDWRHRAACLTEDPELFFPIGNTGPALLQIEEAKAVCRRCDVVDTCLKWALESGQDAGVWGGLSEDERRALKRRTARQRRAG
- a CDS encoding sensor histidine kinase, whose product is MSTLSELAQRHAHLDAADLEWLHLLVGDWQVISDLAFADLVLWLPTDDDDFVAIAQCRPSTGATVHYDDVVGSRPPDGQRPQLERSLTEVRAQRSREPRWFGSYAVREEAVPVVRDGRAIAVIARQTNLGGARTPSRLELNYVEAADDIMGMIARGEFPMLDAATGPRRGAPRVADGLVRLNSEGEVLYASPNALSCFHRFGAMDDLVGRSLVELVADLVEQESTVDESMPLVLMGRAPWRTDIEAHGVALSLRAVPLTEEGERIGAVLLCRDVSELRRRERELITKDATIREIHHRVKNNLQTVAALLRLQARRMDVPEARAALEEAMRRVATIALVHETLSQTLDETVVFDELVGRSLRLAADVASAGASVRTVVRGTFGPVSAEDATALALVLTELVTNAVEHGLAGRESGSVEVSAERVEDDLAVTVADDGAGIPADAGAGTGLGTQIVSTLVTNELRGSIAWRPREGGGTEVVLRAHLRAPGREPNTVA